A stretch of the Hippocampus zosterae strain Florida chromosome 16, ASM2543408v3, whole genome shotgun sequence genome encodes the following:
- the LOC127588167 gene encoding pyruvate dehydrogenase E1 component subunit alpha, mitochondrial-like: protein MLSLFSNVLRTGAQKNGAAVVMSARTYADFTTQATFEIKKCDLHKLDEGPATEVVMTRDEGLQYYRTMQTMRRMELKADQLYKQKIIRGFCHLYDGQEACAVGIEAAINLSDHLITAYRAHGYTLTRGGTVKEIMAELTGRRGGIAKGKGGSMHMYCKHFYGGNGIVGAQVPLGAGIALACNYLGNKQLCVCLYGDGAANQGQIFETYNMAALWKLPVIFICENNRYGMGTSVERAAASTDYYKRGDYIPGLRVDGMDVLCVREATRFAADMCRAEKGPVLMELQTYRYHGHSMSDPGVSYRTREEIQEVRSKSDPISLLKDRMLSNNMASVEELKEIDVEVRKEIEDAAQFATTDPEPPLEELCNHIFHNDPPLEVRGTNPWTKLKSVS from the exons ATGCTGTCACTTTTCTCTAATGTGCTTAGGACCGGTGCTCAAAAAAAT GGTGCTGCAGTGGTTATGTCAGCAAGGACTTACGCCGACTTCACAACTCAAGCTACTTTTGAAATAAAG AAATGCGACCTCCACAAACTGGACGAGGGCCCGGCCACTGAGGTAGTGATGACTCGCGATGAGGGTCTGCAGTACTATCGCACCATGCAGACGATGAGGCGAATGGAGCTGAAGGCCGATCAGCTGTACAAGCAGAAGATCATCAGAGGCTTCTGTCACTTGTATGACGGCCAG GAAGCCTGCGCTGTTGGTATCGAGGCAGCAATCAACTTGTCCGACCACCTGATCACGGCCTACCGCGCTCACGGCTACACTTTAACCAGGGGAGGCACTGTAAAGGAAATTATGGCTGAGCTCACTG GGCGAAGAGGTGGCATTGCAAAGGGAAAGGGAGGGTCCATGCATATGTACTGTAAACATTTCTATGGAGGAAATGGAATTGTTGGagcacag GTTCCACTCGGTGCTGGCATAGCTCTGGCCTGCAACTATCTTGGCAACAAACAGTTATGTGTCTGTCTCTATGGTGACGGTGCTGCCAACCAG GGTCAAATCTTTGAGACGTACAACATGGCCGCACTTTGGAAGTTGCCCGTCATCTTCATCTGCGAGAACAACAGGTATGGCATGGGCACGTCAGTGGAGCGAGCAGCAGCCAGTACGGACTACTACAAGAGAGGAGACTACATCCCTGGTCTAAGG GTGGATGGGATGGATGTCCTCTGTGTCCGGGAAGCAACTCGGTTTGCAGCCGATATGTGTCGAGCAGAGAAA ggtCCTGTTCTGATGGAACTTCAGACGTATCGCTATCACGGTCACAGTATGAGTGATCCTGGTGTCAG CTACCGTACACGTGAGGAGATCCAGGAAGTGCGCAGTAAGAGCGACCCCATCTCCTTGCTTAAGGACCGAATGCTCAGCAACAACATGGCCAGCGTAGAAGAGCTGAAG GAAATTGACGTCGAGGTGAGGAAGGAAATCGAAGACGCAGCTCAATTTGCCACCACGGATCCTGAACCGCCACTGGAAGAACTGTGCAACCACATCTTTCACAATGATCCACCCCTGGAGGTGCGCGGCACCAACCCCTGGACCAAGCTGAAGTCTGTCAGTTAa
- the LOC127588183 gene encoding pyruvate dehydrogenase E1 component subunit alpha, mitochondrial-like: MAFFFSSILTRRTLAGLKFDLQGTAALRSASFTTQATIQIKKCDVHRLDEAPSTQVLLTRDEALQYYLTMQTIRSLELKTKQLFDEMIIQGACHLYAGQEACAVGIEAAIKPTDHLITSYRTHGFAFTRSGSLRAIMAELAGRKTGLSKGRGGSMHMYSKNFCGGCAALGSPQVPLGAGLALACKYQKTDELSVCLYGDGAVNQGQVAETMNMAALWKLPVIFVCENNKYALCTPVERGSVNTNFYTRGDVIPGLRADGMDILCVREATRFASDHCRSGKGPIILELQTYRYFAHYAGDNEDRYRSAEEVDEVRRNRDPISQFEALIINNNMASTKELRQIDEQIKKDIEEATQFAIQSPEPPVEELCNHIYSNCAPQDVRGINPSTKLKSVS; encoded by the exons ATGGCTTTCTTTTTCTCGAGCATCCTAACACGGAGGACACTTGCTGGCCTAAAG TTTGACTTGCAGGGGACAGCAGCGCTCAGATCTGCGAGCTTCACAACCCAGGCAACCATTCAAATCAAG AAATGTGACGTCCATCGATTGGATGAGGCACCTTCCACTCAAGTGCTTCTGACTCGCGATGAGGCGCTGCAGTACTACCTCACCATGCAGACAATTCGGAGTTTAGAGCTGAAGACAAAACAACTGTTTGACGAGATGATCATCCAAGGTGCCTGCCACTTGTATGCTGGCCAG GAAGCGTGCGCGGTTGGGATTGAGGCAGCCATTAAACCGACTGACCACCTCATTACTAGCTACCGTACTCATGGCTTCGCATTCACCAGGAGTGGCTCTCTTCGGGCGATTATGGCCGAGCTTGCGG GCCGAAAGACGGGACTATCAAAAGGCAGAGGGGGATCCATGCACATGTATTCCAAAAACTTCTGCGGAGGTTGCGCTGC TTTGGGCTCTCCTCAGGTTCCTCTGGGTGCCGGTCTGGCGCTGGCGTGCAAGTACCAGAAGACGGATGAGCTGTCCGTTTGTCTCTATGGTGACGGTGCAGTCAACCAG GGACAGGTTGCTGAGACCATGAACATGGCGGCACTTTGGAAGCTCCCCGTCATTTTCGTCTGCGAGAATAATAAATACGCATTATGTACTCCGGTGGAACGAGGCAGCGTGAATACCAACTTCTACACGAGAGGGGACGTCATTCCTGGGCTCAGG GCGGACGGGATGGACATCCTCTGCGTTCGGGAGGCAACCAGGTTTGCTTCTGATCACTGTCGATCGGGGAAA GGTCCAATCATTTTGGAGCTACAGACCTATCGCTATTTTGCACACTATGCGGGTGACAATGAGGACAG GTATCGCTCAGCGGAGGAGGTTGATGAGGTCCGCAGAAACAGAGACCCCATCTCACAATTTGAGGCTCtcatcatcaacaacaacatggcCAGCACGAAAGAACTGAGG CAGATTGacgagcaaatcaaaaaggatatTGAAGAAGCTACACAATTTGCCATCCAAAGCCCTGAACCCCCAGTAGAAGAACTGTGCAACCACATCTACAGCAATTGTGCGCCACAAGACGTGCGTGGCATCAACCCCTCGACCAAGTTGAAGTCTGTGAGCTAA